In a single window of the Nicotiana tomentosiformis chromosome 10, ASM39032v3, whole genome shotgun sequence genome:
- the LOC138900410 gene encoding uncharacterized protein: MKQLQLQVFGDSRLVVNKLLGSYEAKKPELRPYHNYAKKLMGWIGDVIIQHVPRKENKKFDALAALTSSLTLPDQAQVTICQILVVVPPNEGESEENELEHLVAVSKAEKEEWRQPIIDYLSYGILSENPRRRTEIRHFWTKAPLPYKKDGILLANDGPLPKSSGGHLYILASTNYFSKWAKVVALKEVKKVNIASFIRVNIIYRFGITRYIITDNGKPFDNRLMNKISHLFGFKHHNSSMYNATANGPAEAFNKTLCNLLKKVVPKSK, translated from the exons ATGAAGCAgttgcaattgcaagtctttggtgactcccGTTTAGTGGTCAATAAacttttaggtagttacgaggcCAAGAAACCTGAACTACGCCCGTATCATAATTATGCTAAGAAATTGATGGGATGGATTGGTGATGTGATTATTCAACATGTTCCtaggaaagaaaacaagaagtttgatgctttagctgccctaacttcatcgttaaccctgcctgatcaagcgcaagttactatCTGCCAAATATTGGTAGTAGTGCCACCAAATGAGGGGgaaagtgaagaaaatgaactcgaGCATCTGGTCGCGGTTTCTAAAGCTGAGAAGGAAGAATGGAgacaacccattatcgactacttaaGCTATGGGATACTTTCAGAAAATCCaaggagaaggactgaaatccgtCATT TCTGGACTaaagctccacttccatataaaaaggatggtatattattggccaacgatg GACCACTAccaaagtcctctggtgggcacctatacatcttggctTCAACTAattacttctcaaaatgggctaaagttgttgctcttaaggaGGTAAAGAAGGTAAATattgcaagtttcatccgagtaaacataatTTATCGCTTTGGCATTACTCGTTAtataataacggataatggaaagccattcgacaataggttgatgaacaagattagtcatctctttggcttcaagcatCATAACTCTTCCATGTACAATGCTACTGCCAATGGTCCagctgaggcattcaacaaaacactatgcaacttgttaaagaaagttgTCCCCAAATCCAAATGA